In one Saccharibacillus brassicae genomic region, the following are encoded:
- a CDS encoding chemotaxis protein CheW, translated as MSDFILFKLADKTYGIPFHEIDEIQNSKPGTSIPFSSNWHEGVVKIREEIYTILNLRKKLNVSHDDQQDTDKFILLRREKVALLVDSLDDTASVPDSALTDNEEAASRRFLPSVFEHGDRLVLVLNVDTLLASTTGGGA; from the coding sequence ATGAGCGACTTTATTTTATTCAAACTGGCCGACAAAACTTACGGAATTCCTTTTCACGAGATCGACGAGATCCAGAACTCCAAACCCGGCACGTCGATTCCGTTCTCTTCCAATTGGCATGAGGGCGTAGTCAAGATCCGCGAAGAAATCTATACGATCCTGAATCTGCGCAAAAAATTGAACGTCTCGCACGACGACCAGCAGGATACGGACAAGTTCATCCTGCTCCGCCGCGAAAAAGTCGCCCTGCTCGTCGATTCGCTCGACGATACGGCGTCCGTGCCCGATTCGGCGCTGACGGACAACGAAGAAGCGGCCAGCCGCCGTTTCCTGCCGTCGGTATTCGAACACGGCGACCGGCTCGTCCTCGTGCTGAACGTGGACACGCTGCTCGCCAGCACGACCGGAGGCGGAGCCTAG
- the mmuM gene encoding homocysteine S-methyltransferase, with protein sequence MTEDPQKKHNRTDPAGAPRQDPIADLLSRHPVLILDGAMATELEGRGCDLDDPLWSARVLLDHPGHIRDVHADYFRAGADCAITASYQATVEGFAARGIGEEEALRLIRLTVELAAQARDEFWAGGDHGDRSKPIVAASVGPYGAYLADGSEYVGHYGVSDERLAQFHRPRMRALIEAGADLLAFETIPSLQEALVLADLLEEFPGTFAWMSFSLQNGRQISEGTPLEQCALALEPRAGIAAIGVNCAPSSAAAEAVAVLAAHTSKPVLVYPNSGESYDASTKTWHGGESAACGDMADSARAWHAAGARLIGGCCRTTPEQIARIASVWRA encoded by the coding sequence ATGACCGAAGATCCGCAAAAAAAGCATAATCGAACCGACCCGGCCGGAGCGCCACGCCAAGACCCGATCGCGGACCTGCTGAGCCGGCACCCGGTCTTGATCCTCGACGGAGCGATGGCGACGGAACTTGAAGGGCGCGGCTGCGACCTCGACGATCCGCTCTGGTCGGCGCGCGTGCTGCTGGACCATCCCGGGCATATCCGGGACGTCCATGCCGATTACTTCCGCGCCGGCGCGGACTGTGCCATTACGGCGAGCTACCAGGCGACGGTGGAAGGCTTCGCGGCGAGAGGGATCGGGGAAGAGGAGGCGCTCCGGCTCATCCGCCTGACGGTGGAGCTTGCGGCGCAGGCGCGCGACGAGTTCTGGGCCGGCGGCGACCATGGCGATCGGTCCAAGCCGATCGTGGCCGCTTCGGTCGGTCCGTACGGGGCTTATCTGGCGGACGGCTCGGAGTACGTCGGCCATTACGGGGTGAGCGACGAGCGCCTGGCGCAGTTTCATCGGCCGCGCATGCGCGCGCTGATCGAGGCGGGCGCCGACCTGCTCGCGTTCGAGACGATTCCGTCGCTGCAGGAAGCGCTCGTGCTCGCCGATCTGCTGGAAGAATTCCCGGGGACGTTCGCGTGGATGTCGTTCTCGCTGCAAAACGGCCGGCAGATCAGCGAAGGTACGCCGCTTGAGCAGTGCGCGCTTGCGCTTGAGCCGCGGGCGGGCATCGCCGCGATCGGCGTCAACTGCGCGCCGTCTTCGGCAGCGGCCGAAGCGGTCGCCGTGCTGGCCGCGCACACGTCCAAGCCGGTGCTCGTCTATCCGAACTCCGGCGAGTCGTACGACGCCTCGACGAAGACGTGGCACGGCGGCGAGTCCGCGGCCTGCGGCGACATGGCCGACTCGGCGCGCGCCTGGCACGCCGCCGGCGCCCGGCTGATCGGCGGCTGCTGCCGCACGACGCCGGAGCAGATCGCGCGGATCGCGTCGGTCTGGCGCGCTTAG
- the mmuP gene encoding S-methylmethionine permease, which yields MDQQNGGNFQRKMEVRHVVMLSLGGVIGTGLFLSSGYTIQQAGPVGTILSYAVGAIAVYLVMLCLGELAVQMPETGAFHSYAAKYIGPATGYTVAWLYWLTWTVALGSEFTAAGLLMQRWFPDINVWIWSALFAALIFGLNALTVRLFAESEFWFSLVKVLTIVAFILIGAAAVFGIVPMEGRETAPLLSNLTADGWFPNGASAILLTMLAVNFAFSGTELIGIAAGETVDPARTIPKAIKTTLVRLILFFIGTIVILSALLPMNEAGVLESPFVAVLDRIGIPYAADVMNFVILTAILSAANSGLYASSRMLWSLADKGTIPRSLARLNKRGIPFNALLLSMAGGALALLSSIIAPGTVYIALVSISGLAVVVVWMSISASQLMFRRAYLKAGHSVRDLGFRTPLYPFVPIASFLLCLLSCIGIAFDPTQRVALYFGVPFILLCYAAYYLTARTGRPEGEKQS from the coding sequence ATGGATCAACAAAACGGCGGGAATTTTCAGCGGAAAATGGAAGTTCGGCACGTCGTCATGCTGTCGCTCGGCGGCGTGATCGGAACGGGGCTGTTCCTGAGCTCGGGGTATACGATCCAGCAGGCCGGACCCGTCGGAACGATTCTGTCGTACGCGGTCGGCGCGATCGCCGTCTATCTGGTCATGCTCTGCCTCGGCGAGCTGGCCGTGCAGATGCCGGAGACCGGCGCGTTTCACAGCTATGCCGCCAAATATATCGGGCCTGCCACCGGATACACGGTCGCCTGGCTGTACTGGCTGACCTGGACCGTGGCGCTCGGTTCGGAATTTACCGCGGCGGGGCTGCTGATGCAGCGCTGGTTCCCGGACATCAACGTCTGGATCTGGAGCGCGCTGTTCGCGGCGCTGATCTTCGGTCTGAACGCACTGACCGTGCGGCTGTTCGCGGAGTCGGAGTTCTGGTTCTCGCTCGTCAAAGTGCTGACGATCGTGGCTTTCATCCTGATCGGCGCGGCCGCCGTGTTCGGCATCGTGCCGATGGAAGGGCGCGAGACCGCGCCGCTGCTGTCGAACCTGACGGCGGACGGCTGGTTCCCGAACGGGGCGAGCGCGATCCTGCTGACGATGCTGGCCGTCAATTTCGCTTTTTCCGGCACGGAGCTGATCGGGATCGCGGCGGGCGAGACGGTCGATCCGGCCCGCACCATTCCGAAAGCGATCAAGACGACGCTTGTGCGCCTGATCCTGTTCTTTATCGGCACGATCGTCATCTTGTCGGCGCTGCTGCCGATGAACGAAGCCGGCGTGCTGGAGAGTCCGTTCGTGGCCGTGCTCGACCGGATCGGTATTCCTTACGCGGCGGACGTCATGAACTTCGTCATTTTGACAGCCATTTTGTCCGCGGCGAATTCCGGTCTGTACGCGTCTTCGCGCATGCTCTGGTCGCTGGCGGACAAAGGCACGATCCCGCGTTCGCTCGCCCGCCTGAACAAGCGCGGCATCCCGTTTAACGCGCTGCTGCTGAGCATGGCCGGAGGCGCGTTGGCGCTGCTGTCGAGCATCATCGCGCCGGGAACGGTCTATATCGCGCTCGTCTCGATCTCGGGCCTTGCGGTAGTCGTCGTCTGGATGAGTATCAGCGCTTCGCAGCTCATGTTCCGCCGCGCCTACCTCAAAGCGGGCCATTCGGTTCGCGATCTCGGCTTCCGCACCCCGCTGTACCCGTTCGTGCCGATCGCTTCGTTCCTGCTGTGCCTGCTGTCGTGCATCGGCATCGCGTTCGATCCGACGCAGCGCGTCGCGCTGTACTTCGGCGTTCCGTTTATTCTGCTGTGTTACGCGGCTTATTACCTGACCGCCCGCACCGGGCGTCCCGAAGGAGAGAAACAGTCATGA
- a CDS encoding glycosyl hydrolase, protein MSKRIGLTLLALVLLVSMIPGTASAKSGFRVYEAEKGKLTGTQVEKSVRGYTGKGYVTGFEDEGDAVEVTVKPAKAGLYQIKIRYRASEGPKQANLSVNGVSAGIVDFAPTASFTEIAVTKAILKKGSNSIRLEKGWGWYQIDSFSVGPVTQTPSHPVAKTLSNPDASSSARSLMSYLVDNYGHRILSGQQDYANVEWLQTNLGKKPAVVGFDLMDYSPSRVKYGAATEEIEEAIEWDRQGGIVAMLWHWNAPTGLIDQPGKEWWRGFYTDSTTFDVGYAMAHPDSEEYALLLRDIDAIAVQLKKLQDADIPVLFRPLHEAEGGWFWWGAQGAEPAKALYRLFYDRLTNEHRLNNLIWVWNSVSPEWYPGDDVVDIVSYDSYPQGGDYNPQIGKYDQLLDLVDDSKLVAMTENGAVPDPDLLQAYRADWSWFSIWGAYDGQANSLEHLKKVFHHAYVVTLDELPDVKTYSSQTGTGGIRP, encoded by the coding sequence ATGAGCAAACGAATCGGTCTGACCCTGTTGGCCCTGGTCCTGCTGGTCTCGATGATTCCCGGGACGGCGTCGGCCAAATCGGGATTCCGGGTGTACGAAGCGGAAAAAGGAAAATTGACGGGTACGCAGGTAGAAAAGTCGGTTCGCGGCTATACCGGAAAAGGGTACGTGACCGGGTTCGAGGACGAAGGCGACGCCGTTGAAGTAACCGTGAAGCCGGCCAAAGCCGGCTTGTATCAAATCAAGATCAGGTATCGGGCCTCCGAAGGCCCCAAGCAGGCGAATTTGTCCGTCAACGGAGTATCGGCCGGCATCGTCGACTTCGCGCCGACCGCTTCGTTTACCGAAATTGCCGTCACCAAAGCGATATTGAAAAAAGGATCGAATAGTATCCGGCTGGAAAAAGGCTGGGGATGGTACCAAATCGACTCGTTCTCGGTCGGGCCGGTCACCCAAACGCCGTCGCATCCGGTTGCCAAAACGTTGTCCAATCCGGACGCTTCCTCGTCAGCCCGATCGTTGATGAGCTACCTCGTCGACAATTACGGGCATCGTATCCTGTCGGGGCAGCAGGACTATGCCAACGTGGAGTGGCTGCAGACGAATCTCGGCAAAAAGCCGGCTGTCGTCGGCTTCGATCTGATGGATTATTCGCCTTCGCGGGTGAAATACGGAGCGGCTACCGAAGAAATCGAAGAAGCGATCGAGTGGGATCGCCAAGGCGGGATCGTGGCCATGCTGTGGCACTGGAACGCGCCGACAGGCTTGATCGACCAGCCGGGCAAAGAATGGTGGAGAGGGTTCTACACCGACTCGACGACTTTCGACGTCGGGTATGCGATGGCGCACCCCGATTCCGAAGAGTACGCGCTTCTGCTGAGAGACATCGACGCCATCGCCGTTCAGCTCAAAAAGCTGCAGGACGCCGATATTCCCGTACTTTTCCGCCCGCTGCATGAAGCCGAAGGAGGCTGGTTCTGGTGGGGAGCCCAAGGCGCGGAACCTGCCAAAGCTTTGTACCGGCTGTTCTATGACCGGTTAACGAACGAGCATCGCTTGAACAACCTGATCTGGGTATGGAATTCCGTGTCGCCGGAATGGTATCCGGGAGACGACGTCGTGGACATCGTCAGTTACGATTCGTATCCGCAGGGCGGAGACTACAATCCGCAGATCGGAAAATACGACCAACTGCTGGATCTCGTCGACGACAGCAAGCTTGTCGCCATGACCGAGAACGGCGCCGTTCCGGACCCGGATCTGCTGCAGGCGTATCGGGCGGATTGGAGCTGGTTCAGCATATGGGGAGCCTACGACGGCCAAGCCAATTCGCTGGAGCATTTGAAGAAGGTGTTCCATCATGCTTACGTCGTGACTCTGGACGAACTTCCGGACGTCAAAACCTATTCTTCGCAAACGGGAACAGGCGGGATCAGGCCGTAA